In a genomic window of Polycladomyces abyssicola:
- a CDS encoding O-antigen ligase family protein, with the protein MLPRQQWLEKLFYAMIAFALLGPTLRVPLIPGFKLTFFRVAFFALAVALILRWVNDKRIEASHMYRIRWYWAFFAFWVAYAAISLTWVIDLGRGIKYLTFLLMMTLLCLSFPFFANTEKQFWQTMRTLFWVFFAIVAFGLFESITFFHLPSSRYWLDDAPNITSVFRNQNDLATAITLALPFLGTSLYMFKANRRTKVLAYITVIVASYCLLATGSRSNTMLALPLILLVWAVSLPFTVDREKLKKNFLRGLSVFLSIVLIVGLLNVSLLSGGKNSSRAKLASTFGIFLDLKGDWKVPTDEEGVSEGEGTGGTSITVRQTLLLYGLKYLQESNYMGVGAGNVEAHNETKLGKGINTVNIHNWWAEVSVNFGVLIFVMYMALYFGLLHWLWRLASMKRSPHVSPLIRWGALSSLLSLTGFLIGGVAPSTCIHFTPMWISYGVALAVVVLGEQYGKRQKRCRRHLPSTGE; encoded by the coding sequence ATGTTACCGAGACAACAGTGGTTGGAAAAGCTGTTTTATGCGATGATCGCGTTCGCCTTATTGGGCCCCACGTTGCGAGTTCCTCTTATTCCAGGGTTTAAGTTGACGTTTTTCCGCGTCGCTTTCTTTGCCTTGGCGGTGGCGTTGATCCTGCGCTGGGTCAACGACAAAAGGATCGAAGCCTCCCATATGTACCGCATTCGATGGTACTGGGCGTTTTTCGCCTTTTGGGTTGCCTATGCTGCCATTTCCCTCACTTGGGTGATCGACCTTGGAAGAGGGATCAAGTATCTCACGTTCCTGTTGATGATGACGCTTCTCTGTTTGTCGTTTCCTTTCTTCGCCAATACGGAGAAGCAGTTCTGGCAGACGATGCGCACGCTGTTTTGGGTGTTTTTCGCCATCGTGGCCTTTGGTCTTTTTGAATCGATCACCTTTTTCCATTTGCCGTCTTCCCGTTATTGGTTGGACGATGCACCCAACATCACCTCCGTATTTAGAAACCAGAACGACCTGGCCACGGCGATTACGCTGGCCCTGCCGTTTCTCGGGACATCGCTGTACATGTTCAAGGCAAACCGCCGCACCAAGGTACTGGCGTATATCACCGTGATTGTCGCCTCGTATTGCCTCTTGGCGACCGGTTCACGCTCCAACACGATGTTAGCCCTGCCGCTCATCCTGTTGGTGTGGGCTGTCTCGTTGCCGTTCACAGTGGACCGGGAGAAGCTGAAGAAAAATTTCCTGCGGGGGTTGAGTGTTTTCCTCTCCATCGTTCTGATCGTCGGGCTGTTGAACGTCAGCTTGCTTTCCGGTGGAAAGAACAGCTCGCGGGCCAAATTGGCCAGCACGTTCGGCATCTTCCTTGACTTGAAAGGGGATTGGAAAGTCCCGACCGATGAGGAAGGTGTCTCAGAAGGGGAAGGAACGGGCGGAACCAGTATCACCGTGCGTCAAACCCTCTTGTTGTACGGGCTGAAGTATCTGCAGGAAAGCAATTATATGGGCGTCGGGGCCGGCAATGTGGAAGCTCACAATGAAACCAAGTTGGGTAAAGGCATCAATACAGTCAACATCCATAACTGGTGGGCAGAGGTGTCTGTCAACTTCGGTGTGCTGATTTTCGTCATGTACATGGCGCTGTATTTCGGCCTGTTACATTGGTTGTGGCGATTGGCCAGTATGAAACGTTCTCCCCACGTATCACCGCTCATCCGCTGGGGGGCACTGTCCAGCTTATTGTCTCTGACCGGCTTCTTGATCGGCGGAGTTGCACCGAGTACCTGCATCCAC
- a CDS encoding vitamin B12-dependent ribonucleotide reductase, with the protein MVLASINYDGTKEKSGHEEDFGVKIKRYFTRPGEDPFNSVEYVKRDCRITNPDGSVVFEMKGAEVPKAWSQVAADIMISKYFRKAGVPQKDENGNPILDENGNPVTGPETSVKQVVHRLAGCWRDWGERYGYFDTEEDAQAFYDELVYMMLHQMAAPNSPQWFNTGLAYAYGIKGKPQGHYYVDPETEELKQGEDAYSRPQPHACFIQSVEDDLVNEGGIMDLWVREARLFKYGSGTGTNFSNIRGKGEPLSGGGTSSGLLSFLKIGDRAAGAIKSGGTTRRAAKMVCLDIDHPDVEEFINWKSNEEKKVRALIAAGYDPSFNGEAYETVSGQNSNNSVRVPHEFFKALEEDGGWALKYRTNGKTAKVVSARDLWRQIGQAAWECADPGVQYDGTINEWHTCPAGMDGKVGARHNRINASNPCSEYMFLDNTACNLASLNLMKFFDADTRKFDIPAFKHAVRLWTIVLEISVLMAQYPSREIAKLSYEYRTLGLGYANIGTLLMVSGIPYDSEEALAITGAITAIMTGTAYATSAEMAKELGPFKAFPINREHMLRVIRNHRRAAYNAPAEEYEGLTIKPMGIHPTKCPPDLLQAARESWDEALKLGEQYGYRNAQTTLLAPTGTIGLLMDCDTTGIEPDFALVKFKKLAGGGYFKIANQSIRPALKNLGYTEEQIEDILRYVIGTLTLDGAPHINRETLKEKGFTDEDLRKVEEKLPTVFELPYAFTVWTLGEETLQRLGFQPEQYNAPDFDLLRELGFTREQIEEANDVICGMMTIEGAPHLKEEHYPVFDTANKCGKHGTRFIHYMGHLRMMAAAQPFLSGAISKTINMPESATVEDICHAYLEGWKLGLKAVALYRDGSKSSQPLNARGDNREKEEEPTEVPETAEAYAAASQLREVFADGHVPSVRRRLPRKRDGFTQEARIAGQKVFVRTGEYPDGSLGEIFIDMHKAGSTMRGLLDAFAVAVSLGLQHGVPLEKYVNSMTFTRFEPAGTVDHPNIKMATSVIDYVFRLLGMEYLGRTDFVQVPPKKEELRCYVNEQKRKQQAEAKEETSSTRASAEVEQGYREVTGTQELGNNQNIEAIRASSGAPLCIECGGMTKRNGSCYVCLDCGATTGCS; encoded by the coding sequence ATGGTGCTTGCATCAATCAACTATGATGGAACGAAAGAAAAAAGCGGTCATGAGGAGGATTTTGGGGTGAAAATCAAACGATACTTTACCCGTCCGGGAGAAGATCCTTTCAACTCAGTAGAGTATGTGAAACGGGACTGCCGGATCACCAATCCTGATGGTTCGGTTGTCTTTGAGATGAAAGGGGCGGAAGTACCCAAAGCGTGGTCGCAGGTGGCGGCCGATATCATGATCTCGAAGTATTTCCGAAAAGCAGGCGTTCCGCAAAAGGACGAAAACGGAAATCCGATCTTGGATGAGAACGGGAATCCGGTAACCGGACCGGAAACGAGCGTCAAGCAGGTAGTTCACCGTCTGGCCGGTTGCTGGCGGGACTGGGGAGAGCGTTACGGTTATTTCGATACCGAAGAGGACGCGCAGGCGTTTTACGATGAATTGGTGTACATGATGCTGCATCAGATGGCTGCACCCAACTCGCCACAATGGTTTAACACGGGGCTGGCCTATGCCTATGGCATTAAGGGGAAACCACAGGGTCACTATTATGTCGACCCCGAAACGGAAGAACTGAAACAGGGGGAAGACGCCTACAGCCGTCCGCAGCCGCACGCCTGTTTTATCCAATCCGTCGAGGACGATCTGGTGAACGAAGGCGGCATCATGGACCTGTGGGTGCGTGAAGCCCGCCTGTTCAAATACGGAAGCGGAACGGGCACCAACTTTTCCAACATCCGCGGCAAGGGTGAACCACTCTCCGGCGGGGGCACCTCTTCGGGATTGCTGTCGTTTCTCAAAATCGGTGACCGAGCCGCCGGTGCGATCAAGTCCGGTGGAACGACCCGTCGGGCGGCCAAAATGGTCTGTCTGGACATCGACCACCCGGATGTGGAGGAGTTCATCAACTGGAAGTCCAATGAAGAGAAAAAAGTGCGTGCGTTGATCGCCGCCGGATACGATCCTTCCTTCAACGGCGAAGCGTATGAGACGGTATCCGGTCAAAACTCCAACAACTCGGTGCGCGTCCCGCACGAGTTTTTCAAAGCGCTGGAGGAAGACGGCGGCTGGGCGCTCAAATACCGTACCAACGGCAAAACAGCCAAAGTCGTCTCTGCCCGTGATTTGTGGCGGCAGATCGGACAAGCCGCATGGGAATGTGCTGACCCCGGTGTGCAATACGACGGTACGATCAACGAATGGCACACCTGTCCGGCCGGTATGGACGGCAAAGTGGGTGCACGTCACAACAGGATCAATGCATCCAACCCGTGCTCGGAGTACATGTTCCTCGACAATACGGCGTGTAACTTGGCGTCGCTCAACCTGATGAAGTTTTTCGATGCGGACACTCGCAAATTTGACATCCCGGCATTCAAACACGCGGTGCGCCTCTGGACGATCGTGCTGGAGATTTCGGTACTGATGGCGCAATATCCCTCCCGGGAAATCGCCAAGCTCTCCTATGAATACCGTACGCTGGGGCTGGGGTATGCCAACATCGGGACGTTGCTGATGGTCTCCGGCATTCCTTATGACTCCGAAGAGGCATTGGCGATCACCGGGGCGATCACGGCAATTATGACCGGAACCGCGTATGCCACCTCGGCTGAGATGGCCAAGGAGCTGGGACCGTTCAAAGCTTTTCCGATCAACCGGGAGCACATGTTGCGCGTGATCCGCAACCACAGGCGTGCGGCGTACAATGCTCCCGCGGAGGAATATGAAGGATTGACCATCAAACCGATGGGCATCCATCCGACCAAATGCCCGCCGGATCTGCTTCAGGCGGCGCGGGAAAGTTGGGACGAGGCGCTGAAGCTGGGTGAACAATACGGGTATCGGAACGCCCAGACCACCCTGCTTGCGCCGACAGGCACGATCGGTCTGTTGATGGATTGCGACACGACGGGAATTGAGCCGGATTTCGCCTTGGTGAAATTCAAGAAGCTGGCTGGCGGCGGGTACTTCAAAATCGCCAACCAATCGATCCGTCCGGCGCTGAAAAACCTGGGCTACACCGAGGAACAAATCGAGGATATCCTGCGCTACGTGATCGGAACGCTGACCCTGGACGGCGCTCCGCACATCAACCGCGAAACGCTGAAAGAAAAAGGGTTTACCGATGAGGATCTGCGGAAGGTGGAAGAAAAACTGCCCACCGTGTTTGAATTGCCGTATGCGTTCACGGTGTGGACTTTGGGTGAGGAAACACTGCAACGGCTCGGGTTCCAACCGGAACAGTACAATGCACCGGATTTCGATCTCCTGCGGGAACTCGGCTTCACCCGTGAGCAGATCGAGGAAGCCAACGACGTCATCTGCGGCATGATGACGATCGAGGGGGCACCGCACCTGAAAGAGGAGCACTACCCCGTATTTGATACAGCCAATAAGTGTGGTAAACACGGTACGCGGTTTATCCACTATATGGGCCACTTGCGGATGATGGCGGCCGCCCAGCCGTTCCTGAGCGGTGCGATTTCCAAAACGATCAACATGCCGGAATCGGCCACAGTGGAGGATATCTGTCATGCCTACCTGGAAGGGTGGAAATTGGGGCTGAAGGCAGTGGCGCTCTACCGTGACGGTTCGAAAAGCTCACAACCGCTCAACGCCCGGGGCGATAATCGGGAAAAAGAAGAAGAGCCGACGGAAGTGCCCGAAACGGCAGAAGCTTATGCTGCCGCTTCCCAGCTGCGGGAAGTGTTCGCGGACGGCCACGTCCCCAGCGTGCGGCGCCGCCTCCCGCGCAAACGGGATGGATTTACGCAGGAAGCACGCATTGCGGGTCAAAAGGTGTTTGTCCGTACCGGGGAATATCCGGACGGCTCGCTGGGTGAGATTTTTATCGACATGCACAAGGCAGGGAGCACGATGCGCGGCTTGTTGGACGCCTTCGCCGTGGCAGTCTCGCTCGGTCTGCAACATGGCGTCCCGTTGGAGAAGTACGTCAACTCCATGACGTTTACCCGCTTTGAACCGGCCGGTACGGTAGACCACCCCAACATCAAAATGGCTACATCCGTGATCGATTACGTATTCCGCTTGTTGGGTATGGAATACTTGGGCCGTACCGATTTCGTGCAAGTGCCGCCGAAAAAAGAAGAACTGCGCTGTTATGTCAACGAGCAAAAACGGAAACAACAGGCCGAAGCCAAAGAAGAAACCAGCTCCACCCGGGCATCGGCCGAAGTGGAACAGGGATATCGCGAAGTGACCGGGACGCAGGAACTCGGCAATAACCAGAACATCGAAGCGATCCGGGCCAGCAGCGGCGCACCGTTGTGTATTGAGTGCGGAGGCATGACCAAGCGGAATGGCTCTTGCTATGTCTGCCTCGACTGCGGCGCCACCACCGGCTGTTCCTGA
- a CDS encoding GDSL-type esterase/lipase family protein produces the protein MAQHFVYTALGDSITAGYNAPRRIGYAHRLTKRLKHIGLPAKLYTISKKGWTSGDLLQASTWLSTRMAIQNARLITVYIGGNDLILAHVKYLLTRNPNVFNQVISTYGNNLHLLYKQIRRLSPVSVYALNLYNPFPHSALPNTWVPVLNQVTADVSTLWNITVVNIYDLFQGMEPLFIDGYQTGRLENYVPLITRNPVHPNERGHELIAQELWETISFL, from the coding sequence ATGGCACAACATTTTGTTTACACCGCATTGGGCGACTCCATCACTGCCGGGTACAATGCACCCCGCCGAATAGGATACGCACACCGGCTGACCAAACGGTTGAAACACATAGGACTGCCGGCCAAATTATATACCATCAGCAAGAAAGGGTGGACAAGCGGGGACTTGCTCCAGGCATCCACTTGGCTCTCGACCCGTATGGCTATCCAGAATGCCCGACTGATTACGGTGTATATTGGAGGCAATGATCTCATATTGGCTCATGTCAAATATCTGCTGACCCGAAATCCCAATGTGTTCAATCAAGTGATCTCCACCTACGGAAACAACCTGCATCTTCTGTACAAACAAATCCGCAGGCTGTCCCCCGTTTCCGTTTATGCCTTGAACCTCTACAATCCGTTTCCCCATTCAGCATTGCCCAACACTTGGGTGCCCGTACTCAATCAGGTGACTGCCGATGTATCTACACTATGGAACATCACCGTCGTCAATATTTATGACTTATTTCAGGGGATGGAACCCCTGTTCATTGATGGATACCAAACCGGTCGGCTGGAGAACTATGTGCCCCTCATCACCAGAAACCCCGTACACCCCAATGAACGGGGACATGAGCTGATCGCCCAGGAACTGTGGGAGACGATCTCGTTTCTATGA
- a CDS encoding metallophosphoesterase, with translation MTIYAISDLHLSFNKPVTLYGIDHDRDVTKPMDVFGWERHYDRIRDQWLEVVKPEDTVLIPGDISWAMKIETAKNDFGWIAQLPGKKVLSPGNHCYYVSSKKKVREAMPEGMYWIDADYTVVEGCVVAGTRGWTLPGDHRFWDEERDRSIYERQVGRLRLALEAAVKAEPDKPIIVMLHYPPVTKHVRSSGFFDVMKEFGVSTCVYGHLHGKAAEEAVQGEYEGIDLQLVACDYLDFRPVQVRVPGVDHRNE, from the coding sequence TTGACCATCTATGCCATCAGCGATTTGCATTTATCGTTCAACAAACCGGTGACGTTGTACGGGATCGACCATGACCGTGACGTGACCAAGCCGATGGATGTGTTCGGCTGGGAACGCCACTACGACCGAATCCGAGATCAGTGGTTGGAAGTGGTAAAACCGGAGGATACGGTACTGATCCCGGGCGATATCAGTTGGGCGATGAAAATCGAAACGGCGAAAAACGATTTTGGCTGGATTGCCCAACTGCCGGGAAAAAAGGTTCTCTCTCCCGGCAACCACTGCTACTACGTTTCCAGCAAAAAAAAGGTACGCGAGGCGATGCCGGAGGGAATGTACTGGATCGATGCCGATTACACAGTGGTGGAAGGGTGTGTTGTGGCCGGCACGCGTGGTTGGACTTTGCCGGGGGACCATCGCTTTTGGGATGAAGAGCGGGATCGCTCTATCTATGAACGGCAGGTGGGGCGACTGCGGCTTGCATTGGAAGCGGCGGTAAAAGCGGAGCCTGACAAGCCGATCATCGTGATGCTCCACTACCCGCCGGTCACCAAACATGTCCGCAGCTCGGGTTTCTTTGATGTGATGAAGGAATTTGGCGTCTCCACCTGCGTGTACGGTCATCTGCACGGAAAAGCGGCCGAAGAAGCGGTACAGGGAGAATATGAAGGGATTGACTTGCAACTGGTTGCGTGCGATTATCTGGATTTCAGGCCGGTACAGGTGAGGGTGCCGGGGGTGGATCACAGGAACGAATAG